One segment of uncultured Propionivibrio sp. DNA contains the following:
- a CDS encoding peptidylprolyl isomerase produces the protein MKRLFPWFCLCCLLSGTAWAQGAGRGVQAADRIVAVVNDEVVTYVELNDRLDLALSQLRRQGTRLPPRDVLERQMLERLVMDKIQLQRAKEIGLRVDDGQLEQTLQRIAAGNKMSLAQFRDALQQDGIAFTKFREDIRAEMTIARLREREVEAKIVVSEGEIDNYLSGESSIGMTGEEYEIAHILLRAPEAASPEQIQRLRAKADQIYDRLKNGEDFAEMAASYSDAPDGLQGGSLGMRPLDRLPSVFSDAAVKLKVGEVAPLIRSSNGFHIIKLVARRGLSAMAPVQQTRARHILIKVNEIVSDTEARHKIEDLYERLRNGGKFEELARLFSQDASASKGGDLGWLYQGDTVPEFERAMDSLKPGELSGPVRSPFGYHLIRVEERRVQEASGDRKRASVRQLLKERRQDEAYQDWLRQERDRAYVENRLDEP, from the coding sequence ATGAAGCGTCTATTTCCGTGGTTCTGTCTGTGCTGTTTGCTGAGCGGAACGGCGTGGGCCCAGGGGGCGGGGCGAGGCGTGCAGGCCGCCGACCGGATCGTTGCCGTCGTCAATGACGAAGTGGTGACCTATGTAGAACTGAACGATCGCCTCGATCTGGCCCTCAGCCAGCTGCGCCGGCAGGGAACGCGGTTGCCTCCGCGCGACGTGCTGGAACGTCAGATGCTCGAGCGGTTGGTGATGGACAAAATCCAGCTGCAACGGGCCAAGGAAATCGGCTTGCGCGTTGATGACGGACAGCTCGAGCAGACGCTGCAGCGGATTGCAGCCGGTAACAAGATGTCGTTGGCGCAGTTTCGCGATGCCTTGCAGCAGGATGGCATTGCCTTCACGAAATTTCGTGAGGATATTCGCGCCGAGATGACGATTGCGCGGTTGCGCGAACGCGAGGTCGAGGCCAAGATCGTTGTTTCCGAAGGGGAGATCGACAATTATCTGAGTGGCGAGTCCTCCATCGGCATGACCGGCGAGGAGTACGAGATCGCGCACATCCTGTTGCGGGCGCCGGAAGCGGCGAGTCCCGAACAGATTCAGCGCCTGCGTGCCAAAGCCGATCAGATTTACGATCGCCTGAAAAATGGCGAGGATTTTGCGGAAATGGCAGCTTCCTATTCGGATGCGCCCGACGGTTTGCAAGGCGGCAGTCTCGGCATGCGTCCGCTGGACCGCTTGCCGAGCGTGTTTTCCGATGCCGCCGTTAAGCTCAAGGTCGGCGAGGTGGCGCCGCTGATTCGCAGTTCGAACGGTTTTCATATCATCAAGCTCGTCGCCAGACGCGGTCTGTCGGCGATGGCGCCAGTGCAGCAGACGCGGGCGCGCCATATCCTGATCAAGGTCAATGAAATCGTTTCGGATACCGAGGCGCGACACAAGATCGAGGACTTGTATGAGCGACTCAGGAACGGCGGCAAGTTCGAGGAGTTGGCGCGGCTCTTCTCCCAGGACGCCTCGGCGTCCAAGGGCGGCGATCTCGGTTGGTTGTATCAGGGCGATACCGTCCCCGAGTTCGAGCGGGCGATGGACAGCCTGAAGCCAGGGGAACTCAGCGGGCCGGTCCGTTCACCCTTCGGTTATCACCTGATTCGTGTCGAGGAGCGGCGCGTTCAGGAGGCCTCCGGCGATCGCAAGCGCGCGTCGGTGCGCCAGTTGCTCAAGGAGCGCAGGCAGGACGAAGCCTATCAGGACTGGTTGCGCCAGGAACGGGATCGCGCCTATGTCGAGAACCGGCTCGATGAGCCCTAG
- a CDS encoding FAD-dependent monooxygenase translates to MTEAVRHVDIAILGAGPVGMALARALEGSGLDLLLIDRAPRGAWANDPRALAIAHGSRQLLERLGAWNVGDTTDIRSIHVSQQGGFGRTELAAGDYGLPALGYVLRYRDLAARLERETSTIPTLRPATVEHIDSDETCVRLRVSTDDGPANIVARLLVHAEGAPADGPDVHVRDYGQLAIVTEVRPASGHHFRAWERFTPDGPLALLPFGQDYAIVLTAPTATAQRLLQDDDASFLDALRERLGGRIDLVGCGRRAGFPLALRLRKQLAGPRQVWIGNTAQTLHPVTGQGFNLGLRDAWTLADTLWDARRQDPGEAKILARHARRRQPDRLIGAALTDGLVRLFSNDLMPLRTLRGLGLLALDLAPPLRAPLARQMIWGAR, encoded by the coding sequence ATGACTGAAGCAGTCCGTCACGTCGATATCGCCATCCTCGGCGCCGGCCCGGTTGGCATGGCACTGGCCCGCGCCCTCGAGGGCAGCGGGCTCGACCTGCTGCTGATCGACCGGGCGCCGCGCGGCGCCTGGGCGAACGACCCGCGCGCGCTGGCCATCGCGCACGGCAGCCGCCAGCTGCTCGAACGGCTCGGCGCCTGGAACGTCGGCGACACCACCGATATCCGCAGCATCCATGTCTCACAGCAGGGCGGCTTCGGTCGCACCGAACTCGCTGCCGGCGATTACGGTCTGCCGGCACTCGGCTATGTCCTGCGCTATCGCGACCTCGCCGCCAGGCTTGAGCGCGAAACCAGCACCATCCCCACCCTGCGACCGGCGACGGTCGAGCACATCGACAGCGACGAGACGTGCGTGCGACTGCGCGTCAGTACCGATGACGGCCCGGCAAACATCGTCGCCCGGCTGCTCGTCCACGCCGAAGGCGCCCCCGCCGACGGACCCGACGTCCATGTCCGGGACTACGGCCAACTCGCCATCGTCACCGAAGTCCGGCCGGCAAGCGGTCACCATTTCCGCGCCTGGGAACGCTTCACTCCCGACGGCCCGCTCGCGCTCCTGCCCTTCGGCCAGGACTATGCAATCGTCCTGACCGCGCCGACAGCGACGGCGCAGCGTCTGCTGCAAGACGACGACGCCAGTTTCCTCGACGCACTGCGCGAACGGCTCGGTGGCCGGATCGATCTCGTCGGCTGCGGTCGGCGTGCCGGCTTCCCGCTCGCGCTGCGCCTGCGCAAACAACTCGCCGGCCCTCGTCAGGTCTGGATCGGCAATACCGCGCAAACCTTGCACCCGGTGACGGGCCAGGGCTTCAACCTCGGCCTGCGCGATGCCTGGACGCTCGCAGACACACTCTGGGACGCCCGACGGCAAGACCCGGGCGAAGCCAAAATCCTGGCACGACACGCCCGGCGACGTCAGCCCGATCGCCTGATCGGCGCAGCGCTGACCGACGGCCTTGTCCGCCTGTTCTCCAACGACCTGATGCCGTTGCGCACGCTGCGAGGACTCGGCCTGCTGGCGCTCGACCTTGCCCCACCGCTGCGCGCGCCGCTCGCCCGCCAGATGATCTGGGGCGCCCGCTAA
- a CDS encoding N-acetylmuramate alpha-1-phosphate uridylyltransferase MurU has product MKAMILAAGRGERMRPLTDTTPKPLLGAGGKALIVWHLERLAACGFRDIVINHAHLGEQIEAALGDGSRWGLSIRYSPEPPGALETAGGIAHALPLLGNAPFLVVNGDVWCDWDFRRAHALAGREAHLVFVDNPPQHPGGDFCLDGETVRTAADAIGPTLTYAGTGVFAPAFFADVPDGAVMKLRPLLDAAIAGRRLTGEHHRGRWVDVGTPERLADLDRSLRQTDTGA; this is encoded by the coding sequence ATGAAAGCAATGATCCTCGCCGCCGGACGCGGCGAACGCATGCGTCCGCTCACCGACACGACCCCCAAACCGCTGCTCGGCGCCGGCGGCAAAGCGCTGATCGTCTGGCACCTCGAACGGCTCGCCGCCTGCGGCTTCCGCGACATCGTCATCAACCATGCCCACCTCGGCGAACAGATCGAAGCAGCGCTCGGCGACGGCAGCCGCTGGGGGCTGTCGATCCGCTATTCACCCGAACCGCCCGGCGCGCTCGAAACCGCCGGCGGCATCGCTCATGCCCTGCCCTTGCTCGGCAATGCGCCGTTTCTCGTCGTCAACGGCGATGTCTGGTGCGACTGGGATTTCCGCCGCGCCCACGCGCTGGCCGGGCGCGAGGCTCACCTCGTCTTCGTCGATAACCCACCGCAACATCCCGGCGGCGATTTCTGCCTCGACGGCGAAACCGTTCGCACAGCCGCCGATGCCATCGGCCCGACGCTGACCTACGCCGGCACCGGCGTCTTCGCCCCCGCCTTCTTTGCCGACGTCCCCGACGGCGCCGTCATGAAACTCCGGCCGCTGCTCGACGCCGCGATTGCCGGGAGAAGGCTGACCGGGGAACATCATCGCGGCCGCTGGGTCGACGTGGGAACCCCCGAGCGCCTCGCGGACCTCGACCGCAGCTTGCGCCAAACCGACACCGGAGCCTGA
- a CDS encoding aminopeptidase P N-terminal domain-containing protein translates to MNTAAHAARRRALFDRIGDGIAILPTAAEKTRNRDTHYPYRFDSDFWYLSNFPEPDAILVLVGGTTPRTILFCREKDAERETWDGFRYGPAATREVFGVDEAYPCGEFDTRLPDLLAGHPSLWFTLGHDAGWDARITAALNAVRAQCRAGKQAPTVLHDLRREIERLRRVKDATEIGHMRHAAAITSAGHVRAMQRCRPGQPEYALEAELSHEFRVSGATGHAYPPIVAGGAGACVLHYVNNDQPLADGSLVLIDAGCEVEGYAADITRTFPVNGRFTSAQRDVYEIVLAAQAAAIAALRPGASFIDDHDAAVRVLVRGLVDLGILHGEVDGLIEQNAYQPYYMHRTGHWLGLDVHDAGEYKDEDQWARLEAGMVLTVEPGLYLRADAVIPEALRGIGIRIEDDVLITANGADVYTTAPKSVADIEALMRHD, encoded by the coding sequence ATGAACACCGCCGCCCACGCCGCCCGCCGCCGCGCGCTCTTCGACCGGATCGGCGACGGCATCGCCATCCTGCCGACCGCTGCCGAAAAAACCCGCAACCGCGACACGCACTACCCCTATCGCTTCGACAGCGACTTCTGGTACCTCAGCAATTTCCCGGAACCTGACGCCATCCTCGTACTGGTTGGCGGCACCACGCCGCGCACAATCCTGTTCTGTCGCGAAAAGGACGCCGAGCGCGAAACCTGGGACGGCTTCCGTTATGGTCCGGCAGCCACACGCGAGGTCTTTGGCGTCGACGAGGCCTACCCCTGCGGCGAATTCGATACCCGGCTGCCCGACCTGCTGGCCGGCCACCCGTCGCTGTGGTTCACGCTCGGCCATGACGCCGGCTGGGACGCGCGCATCACCGCCGCGCTCAACGCCGTGCGTGCCCAGTGTCGTGCCGGAAAACAGGCGCCGACCGTACTGCACGATCTGCGCCGCGAAATCGAACGCCTGCGGCGAGTCAAGGACGCCACCGAAATCGGCCACATGCGCCACGCCGCCGCCATCACCTCGGCCGGCCATGTGCGTGCCATGCAACGCTGTCGGCCGGGACAGCCCGAATACGCGCTGGAAGCCGAACTCAGCCACGAATTCCGCGTCAGCGGCGCTACCGGCCATGCCTACCCGCCGATCGTCGCCGGCGGTGCCGGCGCCTGCGTGCTTCATTACGTCAACAACGACCAGCCGCTCGCCGACGGATCGCTGGTCCTCATCGACGCCGGCTGCGAAGTCGAGGGCTATGCCGCCGACATCACTCGCACTTTCCCGGTTAACGGGCGCTTCACCAGCGCGCAGCGCGACGTCTATGAAATCGTCCTAGCTGCGCAGGCTGCCGCAATCGCAGCACTCCGGCCCGGCGCCAGCTTTATCGACGACCACGACGCGGCGGTCCGCGTGCTCGTCCGCGGCCTCGTCGACCTCGGCATCCTGCACGGCGAAGTCGATGGCCTCATCGAACAGAACGCTTACCAGCCTTACTACATGCACCGCACCGGTCACTGGCTCGGCCTCGACGTTCACGACGCCGGCGAATACAAGGATGAAGACCAGTGGGCACGCCTTGAAGCCGGCATGGTCCTGACCGTCGAACCCGGCCTCTACCTGCGCGCTGACGCTGTGATTCCGGAAGCTCTGCGCGGTATCGGCATCCGCATCGAGGACGACGTGCTCATCACCGCCAACGGCGCCGACGTCTATACGACCGCGCCGAAGTCCGTCGCCGACATCGAGGCGCTGATGCGTCATGACTGA
- the pagP gene encoding lipid IV(A) palmitoyltransferase PagP: MTFLPRRKPLARIFLLGFAGMMVGGNIIDARAQGSSSLRVDPVLLGLPPVKPEVPKASAEPVVETRPVSAPVVERQPVEPAVTSAPASAVPPSDRRQQAAQAPQATQATQATQATQATQATQATQATQATQATQATQATQAPKRVSVAPSPSAPVFAARPSVKSGAAAGGTGLAPLRVDPALIGLSEYAAAPDAESPGTVRSKPVSLAMKSQVRDERPWYQRWWAPVANAYRQGSLELYLPFETYHLRSAYSQEKIATYQEKPKGFGLGRSFYNEKGDLEGVYAMAFQDSHFKPMYMAGYGWQSIWRPAEDWRLGLGYVGGLMSRTDIFNYKPFPLIVPAGSIAYKNFSLNGAFVPGGAGWGNVAFFWAKWEMGKDGEKIGTPAKPAPVEETALATAPVDVTAPRQARRVPYGPALDIPGLTSSYGSLAGAGTGGGAGRATGGVASGNVAAGTAMAVAGAAAGDALVGSSAQEPVVGAAPDLSPAMTLRPSRQMMPLQSKSDEPRPVFLRAQRMGGDVEREFNAEGEAELRKVGTVLNGDRLTYWPVEDEVEAEGNVRLEQGNDVVSGPKMRLRLEDQVGFFEQPSFLLRRKPATGSKAAAANAAVEASLEQQSRGDYWNSGFDVPRAFVQNFYNQPNRGQTQSDGRGEADWIDFEGENHYRLVNSTFTTCKPGNDDWYVKTSELKLDYDQERGDGKDATVYFKDVPILHSPWLPFSLNRQRKSGLLAPAFGATTNSGMSLSVPYYWDIAPNMDATITTRGMAKRGLQLNTDVRYINTAYGGTYSGEARVETLPGDKAKGGDSRYGISLQHRQSTGNGFSGLINYNKVSDDTYFTDLSSNITATSQTQLLQQGMIGYSGGGWWNATANFQTYQTLQPDAANPVAEQYRMLPQITFNARRPDLWNADGIFMGQYTAFTKPVQILNGTKISDPEGQRLVLYPQLAMPYVTPGWYVTPKVGLNMRQYTLSRQTAGLPTSINTSMPIVSVDSGMTFERSSQWFGRDYTQTLEPRLYYLNIPYRNQENIPVFDAALADFNFAQIFSENQFSGWDRINNANQLTAAATSRLLDPKTGAEIVRVMVGERFYFSRNQVALSSNTLASANDRSWDKSDFLSAFSGQILPKVYADLGMQYNFADQRFKRQSVGMRYLPEPGKVLNAAYRYNADQSAPTNQVDFSGQWPLAGRLYGVGRFNYSFKDTGTTLSTTSQTGRLVQAVAGLEYNGGCWVVRGVIQRTALTASTASSAFFIQLELNDFASVGFNPISILRRSIQGYSLINEPSTGSDYLQ, from the coding sequence ATGACTTTTTTGCCCCGGCGCAAGCCTCTTGCGCGGATTTTCCTGTTAGGTTTCGCTGGCATGATGGTCGGCGGAAACATCATCGATGCGCGCGCGCAGGGCTCGTCGTCGCTACGCGTCGACCCGGTGTTGCTTGGCTTGCCACCGGTCAAGCCGGAGGTGCCGAAGGCATCCGCCGAGCCTGTGGTCGAGACGCGTCCGGTGAGTGCGCCGGTCGTCGAGCGTCAGCCGGTTGAACCGGCGGTGACGTCGGCGCCGGCGAGCGCCGTGCCGCCATCGGACCGCCGTCAGCAGGCTGCTCAGGCACCTCAGGCAACCCAGGCAACCCAGGCAACCCAGGCAACCCAGGCAACCCAGGCAACTCAGGCAACCCAGGCAACCCAGGCAACCCAGGCAACCCAGGCAACCCAGGCAACCCAGGCGCCGAAGCGCGTGAGTGTGGCGCCGTCGCCGTCGGCTCCGGTCTTTGCCGCGCGGCCGTCGGTGAAGTCGGGCGCTGCGGCGGGCGGGACGGGGTTGGCGCCGTTGCGGGTCGATCCCGCGCTGATCGGCTTGAGCGAGTATGCGGCGGCGCCCGATGCGGAATCGCCGGGCACGGTGCGATCGAAACCGGTGTCGCTGGCAATGAAGTCGCAGGTCCGTGATGAACGCCCCTGGTATCAACGCTGGTGGGCGCCAGTCGCGAACGCCTATCGGCAGGGCAGTCTGGAACTCTATCTTCCGTTCGAAACGTATCACCTGCGCAGCGCCTATTCGCAGGAAAAAATTGCGACTTATCAGGAAAAGCCAAAGGGCTTCGGTCTCGGGCGCAGTTTTTACAATGAAAAAGGCGATCTGGAGGGCGTCTATGCGATGGCCTTCCAGGATTCCCACTTCAAACCGATGTACATGGCCGGCTATGGCTGGCAGTCGATCTGGCGGCCTGCCGAGGATTGGCGTCTTGGCCTCGGTTATGTCGGCGGCCTGATGTCGCGGACCGATATCTTCAATTACAAGCCGTTCCCGCTGATCGTGCCGGCCGGTTCAATCGCCTACAAGAATTTCAGTTTGAACGGGGCCTTCGTTCCTGGTGGCGCCGGATGGGGCAATGTCGCCTTTTTCTGGGCGAAATGGGAAATGGGCAAGGACGGCGAGAAGATTGGCACGCCGGCCAAGCCGGCGCCGGTCGAGGAAACCGCGCTGGCGACGGCGCCCGTCGATGTCACGGCGCCACGTCAGGCGCGGCGTGTCCCTTATGGTCCGGCGCTCGATATTCCCGGCCTGACGTCGTCCTACGGTTCGTTGGCCGGAGCCGGGACAGGCGGGGGCGCAGGCCGTGCGACGGGGGGCGTCGCGAGCGGGAATGTTGCGGCCGGCACTGCGATGGCGGTGGCCGGTGCGGCCGCCGGTGATGCGCTGGTCGGAAGTTCCGCCCAGGAGCCGGTGGTCGGCGCTGCGCCGGACTTGTCGCCGGCGATGACCTTGCGGCCGTCCCGCCAGATGATGCCGCTGCAGAGCAAGAGCGACGAACCGCGTCCGGTCTTCCTGCGCGCGCAGCGTATGGGCGGCGATGTCGAGCGCGAGTTCAATGCCGAGGGCGAGGCCGAGTTGCGCAAGGTGGGGACGGTGCTCAATGGCGATCGCCTGACCTATTGGCCGGTTGAGGACGAGGTCGAAGCCGAGGGTAATGTTCGGCTCGAACAGGGCAATGACGTCGTCAGCGGGCCGAAGATGCGTCTGCGACTCGAGGATCAGGTCGGTTTCTTTGAGCAACCGAGCTTCCTGCTCCGCCGCAAGCCGGCGACCGGCAGCAAGGCGGCCGCTGCCAACGCCGCGGTCGAAGCGTCGCTGGAGCAGCAAAGCCGCGGCGATTACTGGAATTCGGGTTTCGATGTGCCGCGCGCTTTCGTGCAGAATTTCTACAATCAGCCGAATAGAGGGCAGACCCAGTCGGACGGGCGTGGAGAGGCTGACTGGATCGATTTCGAGGGCGAAAACCATTACCGCCTGGTCAACAGTACCTTCACGACCTGTAAACCCGGCAATGACGATTGGTACGTCAAGACCAGTGAACTGAAGCTCGACTACGATCAGGAGCGCGGCGACGGCAAGGATGCGACGGTGTATTTCAAGGATGTGCCGATCCTGCATTCGCCGTGGCTGCCGTTCTCGCTCAACCGTCAGCGCAAGTCCGGGCTGCTGGCGCCGGCCTTTGGCGCGACGACCAACAGCGGCATGTCGCTCAGCGTACCGTACTATTGGGATATCGCGCCAAACATGGACGCGACGATCACGACGCGGGGAATGGCCAAGCGTGGATTGCAGCTCAATACCGATGTGCGGTATATCAATACGGCCTATGGCGGCACTTATTCGGGCGAGGCGCGCGTCGAAACCTTGCCTGGCGACAAGGCCAAGGGCGGCGACTCGCGTTACGGCATCTCGTTGCAGCACCGACAGAGCACGGGGAATGGCTTTTCCGGCCTGATCAACTACAACAAGGTCTCGGACGACACCTATTTCACCGATCTGTCCAGTAACATCACCGCGACCTCGCAGACCCAGTTGCTGCAACAAGGGATGATCGGCTACAGCGGCGGTGGCTGGTGGAATGCGACGGCGAATTTCCAGACCTACCAGACGTTGCAGCCCGACGCGGCCAACCCGGTAGCGGAGCAGTACCGCATGCTGCCGCAGATCACGTTCAATGCCCGCCGACCGGACCTGTGGAATGCTGACGGTATCTTCATGGGGCAATACACGGCCTTCACCAAACCGGTGCAGATCCTCAACGGCACCAAGATCTCCGACCCCGAAGGGCAGCGGCTCGTCCTCTATCCGCAACTGGCCATGCCCTATGTGACGCCCGGTTGGTACGTGACGCCCAAAGTCGGTCTGAACATGCGGCAGTACACCTTGTCGCGGCAGACGGCAGGGTTGCCGACGTCGATCAACACCAGCATGCCGATCGTGAGCGTTGATTCGGGCATGACCTTCGAGCGCTCAAGCCAGTGGTTCGGGCGTGATTACACGCAAACCCTCGAGCCGCGTCTCTATTACCTCAATATCCCGTACCGGAATCAGGAAAACATCCCGGTCTTCGACGCTGCGCTGGCCGACTTCAATTTTGCCCAGATCTTCTCAGAGAACCAGTTCTCGGGCTGGGATCGCATCAACAACGCCAATCAGCTGACGGCGGCGGCGACGAGCCGCCTGCTTGACCCGAAGACCGGCGCCGAGATCGTCCGGGTGATGGTTGGCGAACGCTTCTATTTCTCGCGTAACCAGGTGGCGTTGAGTTCCAACACGCTTGCCAGCGCAAACGACCGTTCATGGGACAAGTCGGACTTCCTGTCGGCCTTCAGCGGTCAGATATTGCCGAAGGTGTATGCCGACCTCGGGATGCAGTACAACTTTGCCGACCAGCGCTTCAAGCGGCAGTCGGTCGGCATGCGTTACCTGCCGGAACCGGGCAAGGTACTGAATGCCGCCTATCGTTACAACGCCGACCAGAGTGCGCCGACCAACCAGGTCGACTTTTCCGGGCAGTGGCCGCTGGCCGGACGGCTTTACGGCGTCGGGCGCTTCAATTATTCGTTCAAGGATACCGGGACAACCTTGTCGACGACGAGCCAGACCGGTCGTCTCGTGCAGGCAGTGGCGGGCCTTGAGTACAACGGCGGCTGCTGGGTGGTGCGCGGCGTTATCCAGAGGACAGCGCTGACGGCGTCGACGGCCTCGTCGGCGTTCTTTATCCAGCTCGAACTGAATGATTTCGCCAGTGTCGGTTTCAATCCGATCAGCATCCTGCGGCGAAGCATCCAGGGCTACAGCCTGATCAACGAACCCAGCACCGGGTCCGACTATTTGCAATGA
- a CDS encoding phosphotransferase, with translation MPRTRLLHQWLEHLFPDLRPGNELTIAPASADASFRRYFRITLPNGLTRIVMDAPTEHEDCRPFLHVATLFRDAGVHVPEVLADHLDDGFLLLSDLGNTTYLSALNDDTARALYDDANTALVDIQRASRPGILPDYDRALLERELRLFPDWYLGKHLKHSLDTKQEAALHGVFEAILANNLAQPRVFVHRDYHSRNLMVLADKYPGNPGILDFQDAVYGPITYDLVSLYRDAYIDWPEAQELDFVIRYWERARDAGLPVHANFDTFYRDYEWMGAQRQIKVLGIFARLWHRDGKDGYLKDMPRVMAYLRRTCQRYRELKPLAQLLDQLEARTPETGLTF, from the coding sequence ATGCCGCGCACCCGCCTGCTACATCAATGGCTCGAACACCTCTTTCCGGACCTGCGTCCGGGGAATGAACTGACGATCGCACCGGCCTCGGCCGACGCAAGTTTCCGGCGTTATTTCCGCATCACCCTGCCCAACGGGCTGACGCGCATCGTCATGGACGCGCCGACCGAACACGAAGACTGCCGCCCGTTCCTGCATGTCGCCACACTGTTCCGCGACGCCGGTGTCCACGTCCCGGAGGTGCTGGCCGACCACCTCGACGACGGCTTCCTGCTACTCTCCGACCTCGGCAACACCACCTACCTCAGCGCGCTGAACGACGACACGGCACGCGCACTTTACGACGACGCCAACACTGCGCTCGTCGACATCCAGCGCGCCAGCCGCCCGGGTATCCTGCCGGATTACGACCGGGCACTGCTCGAACGCGAACTGCGCCTGTTCCCCGACTGGTACCTCGGCAAACATCTCAAGCACAGCCTCGACACCAAACAGGAAGCTGCGCTGCACGGCGTCTTCGAGGCGATTCTCGCCAACAACCTGGCGCAGCCGCGGGTGTTCGTCCACCGTGATTACCACTCGCGCAACCTGATGGTCCTCGCCGACAAGTATCCGGGCAATCCCGGCATCCTCGACTTCCAGGACGCCGTCTACGGCCCGATCACCTACGACCTCGTCTCGCTCTACCGCGACGCCTATATCGACTGGCCGGAAGCACAGGAACTCGACTTCGTCATCCGTTACTGGGAACGCGCCCGCGACGCCGGACTGCCGGTGCACGCCAACTTCGACACCTTCTACCGCGACTATGAATGGATGGGCGCCCAGCGCCAGATCAAGGTGCTCGGCATCTTCGCACGGCTCTGGCATCGCGACGGCAAGGACGGCTACCTCAAGGACATGCCGCGCGTCATGGCGTACCTGCGCAGGACCTGCCAGCGCTATCGAGAGCTCAAGCCGCTGGCGCAACTGCTCGATCAACTCGAAGCGCGCACGCCCGAGACCGGCCTGACCTTCTGA